The following proteins are encoded in a genomic region of Pyrus communis chromosome 11, drPyrComm1.1, whole genome shotgun sequence:
- the LOC137708695 gene encoding uncharacterized protein isoform X2 — translation MNNKSQIGSLQETAIDTRAFTKYNFNAPDFTSLETEIARWKATAEEEAAVGTGVEQEFVAQGKCTGEPSLALKAGESRRTTSPSAPPVFLRFTEGKRVILL, via the exons ATGAATAACAAATCTCAAATTGGAAGCTTGCAGGAAACTGCAATTGATACAAGAGCTTTCACCAAGTATAACTTCAATGCGCCTGATTTCACATCTTTGGAAACAG AAATTGCAAGATGGAAAGCTACAGCAGAGGAAGAAGCTGCTGTGGGCACAGGTGTAGAACAAGAATTTGTAGCCCAG GGAAAATGCACGGGAGAGCCTTCTCTTGCTCTCAAAGCCGGCGAATCACGTCGCACCACCAGTCCTTCCGCACCACCAGTGTTCCTCCGCTTTACTGAAGGTAAGCGAGTCATCCTActctaa
- the LOC137708695 gene encoding uncharacterized protein isoform X1, with protein MNNKSQIGSLQETAIDTRAFTKYNFNAPDFTSLETEEIARWKATAEEEAAVGTGVEQEFVAQGKCTGEPSLALKAGESRRTTSPSAPPVFLRFTEGKRVILL; from the exons ATGAATAACAAATCTCAAATTGGAAGCTTGCAGGAAACTGCAATTGATACAAGAGCTTTCACCAAGTATAACTTCAATGCGCCTGATTTCACATCTTTGGAAACAG AAGAAATTGCAAGATGGAAAGCTACAGCAGAGGAAGAAGCTGCTGTGGGCACAGGTGTAGAACAAGAATTTGTAGCCCAG GGAAAATGCACGGGAGAGCCTTCTCTTGCTCTCAAAGCCGGCGAATCACGTCGCACCACCAGTCCTTCCGCACCACCAGTGTTCCTCCGCTTTACTGAAGGTAAGCGAGTCATCCTActctaa
- the LOC137708694 gene encoding topless-related protein 1-like, producing the protein MAYSADGTRLFSCGTSKDGESYIVEWNESEGAVKRTYQGFRKRSFGVVQFNTTKNRFLAAGDDFSIKFWDMDNIQLLTTADADGGLPASPRIRLNKDGTLLAASANENGIKVLANADGMRWL; encoded by the exons ATGGCTTACAGTGCTGATGGTACAAG GCTGTTTTCATGTGGGACAAGTAAAGACGGTGAGTCATATATTGTTGAATGGAATGAAAGTGAAGGGGCTGTGAAGAGGACCTATCAAGGCTTTCGCAAGCGTTCTTTTGGTGTTGTGCAATTCAATACTACTAAAAACCGGTTTTTGGCTGCTGGTGATgatttttctattaaattttGGGACATGGACAATATTCAACTTCTGACAACTGCTGATGCTGATGGAGGCCTCCCA GCAAGCCCTCGTATCCGCCTCAACAAGGATGGCACTCTCTTGGCTGCTTCTGCCAATGAGAATGGGATTAAAGTTTTGGCAAATGCAGATGGAATGCGGTGGTTGTGA